From Chloroflexaceae bacterium:
TTGTAGGTCGGGTGGAGCTTCTCATCGCCGGTTGCGAGGTACCAGGCGCACGCATGACCGCACAGCTTGCAATCCATGCATGCTTCGAGCGTAATAACGTCCTCCGGGGTCATGTTGCGCTCAAGGGACTCGACGAATGCTTTCAGCTCACCTTCCATAACCTCTGCTCCTTCGTTGCACTACCGTTACTCGCCGCAGGTCACACCTCATCGCTCCAGCGGATGCGCACATAGACCCATGCCAGGTCGCTGCTGCGCCCTCGCCACAGTGATCCCGAAACGTCCGATACCTGCCGGAGTTATATCAAATCCGCCGCATTTGTGTGCAGGAAGGGATAGCTGGATAGAAATCCACGTCCCTCCACGCGAAAAGGATGCGCACTAGCGAGCGGGGTTCGATATTATACCCCTTCGGGCGTCTTTCCTTTCGGAGTTATTTGTTTCACAATCGGAGGTTGGTGTCCGCACCGTCGTTGAGCCGAAATATAGCAGGGGAAAAATCTTTTTCAAGACCATCATCCGCCGTGTTTAGTTATGAGTTGACAACTTTACGCACGAGACACTAATAGTTGCAAGGTATAAAACAAGCAATTATCCCAACTTTGCACTATAATAGTCAATTATATCGCTATCACGGTTATGGAGTGTGATTAGAATACGGCATATCAGGCTTCGACGCCTTCAGAGGAGGAGCGACTGGGATAGATGATTTTTTGGGTTGTCGCTCCGCGAGGGGACTCCATCGGCGCCTGGGGGTGTGGCGCGCGCCGCGGGTGGTACCCCAGCGTCTTGAGTTTGGCGGCAATCGTCTGGACGGTTGGCAGTTCATCATCAGTGTAGCCAAAGTCGCTAATCAGGCGACGGCGCACTTCCGCTGCGCTCAGACAGGCCATGCGCGGGTCGGTGCTGCACTTTGGATCGGGATCGAGACGCCGTTGTTGCTCGATCAGCGCGCAGATGTCGGCCAGGAGTTGCGGCAGGCGCTCTTCGGCTCGTTGCCGCCCCTGAGGTCCAGGCAGGCTCGGGTCGCTGGCGCCCGCTTCCAGCTCGCGCAGGCCCTTGCGGATAGTCACCCGGCTCCAGCCCAGTTCACGCTCGGCCAGGCGCTGGCCGCCCGGTCCAAGCTCCCTGACCGTAAGCGCCATAAAACGCCGGCGATCGCGCCCCTTGAGCTTGCGCGCCGTTTCGATCAGCAGCTCCTTGAGTGACTCGGTCAACTCCATCGCTGCCGTACCGCCTTCGCGAGACGCTGACGACCGCAGCTACCTCAGCCGTCGCGCCATATGGTTTCGCTGTGCGGCCCGGGCGAGAACCGCGCCGGGGAGGTGCAGGACTGCACAAAACCTGGCCTCTCCAGCAGGCATCGGAGAAGCGAGGTCGATCTCAGGGCGCGACTCGCAGCCGTCCTGACCGACAGACGTTTCGCATTCACGCGGCGCGATGAGATAATGCAAAACTCTTGCTTATCGAAAGTATGCCAGAATCGATCTGAGACCACAACGCTCAGAATGGGTTGTTGCGCCCGTACCCGATTGGGTGGGAAAAACTACCCATGTCCTATACCATGGGGGGGTATGTCCCGGCTGGTTGCAGCACGGCGGGGAAGCCCGATTTGCCTGCTCCCTCCCTCGAATAGCATCGGGACCTCAGTATCACCGATCTCACGCTCCTGTCGACTGTTCATCAGCCAGGCATAGCACATTTGTGATCGCCATCCTTACCCCGCGGTGCTATGCTGAAGATGGCCGCAGTATCGCTCAGGTTCCGGCGATCGCGACCCCATCGGAACCAGTCTGGCCCGTCGGTGCGCGCCACCGGCGCGCATCCAGATCAACCTTCAGGAGGTGTGCGATGAAACGGACCGTTCTTGCCGGCATGTTCGCGGTGTTCGCCGCCGCCCTGCTGGCCCTGCAGCCCGTGCTGGCCGCGCCCGCTATCGGCAACGAGAGCTTCCTGCGCGTCTGGACCCGCCAGGATTACCCCGTCTCCCAGGGCCTGACCGATCGCTCGTGGACATGGGGGCCCGCGCCCATCAGCGGGATTATGCGCGAAACCTACATCGAAGGCATTGACGGTTTGCGAACCGTGCAGTACTTTGATAAGAGCCGCATGGAGATCAATGATCCGACTGCCAATCCCAACAGTCTCTGGTACGTCACCAATGGCCTGCTGCCCATCGAAATGATGACCGGGCGCATGCAACTCGGCAATAACCGCTTCGAGCAGCGCGGCCCCGCTCGCATCAGCGCCATTGGCGACCCCGGGCAGTTCCCGACCTATGCCGATCTGCTGCCCCTCTACCAGAGCCCCGGCGCCGTTAATCCCAATGATCTCGGCCGGCCCGCGACCGGATTCTTCAACCCCGATGGCTCCATCACCGGCTTCAACGACTTCGTCAACGACCCCAACACGATCCTGGTGCTGGGTGATAACAACCACGGGGTGGCGAAGGTCTTTATTGACTTTATGAATCAGCGGGGGCTGGTCACTGAGGGCGGACGGAACGTGATTGGACGGGTCTATGATCCCCTCTTCGTCTTCGGCCTGCCCGTTACCGGGGCTTACTGGGTCAAGGCCAAGGTCGGCGGCAAGGAGGCGCCTATCCTCTTCCAGGTCTTCGAACGCCGCGTGCTGACCTACAACCCTGCCAACCCGCCCGCCTTCCGCGTCGAGATGGGCAACGTCGGCCAGCACTATTACCAGTGGCGCTACGGTCGGTAGCGACAGGAGGATGTGAGAAGGCGCGGCCGTCTGCGGCCTTACGTAAACATCGCCAGTTGGAGGGGGTTGAGGAAAGCAGATTTCCCCAACCCCCTCGCTGCCAGGAGGATTTCTACCCCTCCAGCAGCAGCGCCTCCGGATCCTCGATCAACTCCTTGACCCGTACCAGGAAGCGCACGGCGGTGCTGCCGTCAATGAGGCGATGGTCGTAGCTCAGGGCCAGGTACATCATCGGGCGAATGACGATCTGCCCATTGACCGCCACGGGCCGTTCCTCGACCTTGTGCATGCCGAGGATGCCGACCTGGGGGGTGTTCAGGATAGGCGTGGAGAGCAGCGAGCCGTAGACGCCGCCGTTGGTGATGGTAAAGGTGCCGCCCTGCAGATCGGCGAGGCTCAGGGTCCCCTCGCGCGCGCGGCGAGCCAGGTCGGCGATCTCCCGCTCGAGCTGGGCGAAGCTCTTGCGGTCGGCGTCGCGCACCACCGGCACCACCAGCCCCTCCTCGACGCCCACGGCCACGCCGATGTCATAGTAGTACTTCACCACCACCTCGTCGCCCTGCAACTCGGCGTTGACCATAGGAAAGGCTTTCAGCGCCCCGACGACGGCGCGGGTGAAGAAGGACATAAAGCCCAGGTTCACCCCATAGCGCTCCTTGAAGGCCTCCTTGCGCCGCTTGCGGAGTTCCATCACCGCGCTCATGTCCACTTCGTTGAAGGTCGTGAGCATGGCCGCGGTCTGCTGGGCTTCGACAAGCCGCCGGGCGATGGTCAGGCGGCGCCGACTGAGGCGCTGGCGTTCCTCGTAACGTCCGGAGGCGGCGGCCGGCGGGGCCGGGGCGGGCCGGGTCGCTGGCGCGGGCGGCGGCGCCGCCGCCGCGGGAGTGGCGGACACCGGTGCGGATGGCGCCCCTCTCGGGGCCTGAACGCTGCGCAGCACATCCTCCTTGGTAATCCGTCCGCCCGGCCCGGTGCCCGCCACCCCCCGCAGATCGACTGCATACTCCGCCGCCACCCGCTGGGCGGTCGGCGTGGCCAGCACCGCCGCGCCGTTCGC
This genomic window contains:
- the odhB gene encoding 2-oxoglutarate dehydrogenase complex dihydrolipoyllysine-residue succinyltransferase, coding for MAYEIKVPSLGESIVEATVARWLKRVGETVAAGEPVVELETDKVNLEVAADHAGVVTAILKEEGATVAIGDVLGAIEASAAPRAEAAASGPPVTAAVAEEPGGAETPGANGAAVLATPTAQRVAAEYAVDLRGVAGTGPGGRITKEDVLRSVQAPRGAPSAPVSATPAAAAPPPAPATRPAPAPPAAASGRYEERQRLSRRRLTIARRLVEAQQTAAMLTTFNEVDMSAVMELRKRRKEAFKERYGVNLGFMSFFTRAVVGALKAFPMVNAELQGDEVVVKYYYDIGVAVGVEEGLVVPVVRDADRKSFAQLEREIADLARRAREGTLSLADLQGGTFTITNGGVYGSLLSTPILNTPQVGILGMHKVEERPVAVNGQIVIRPMMYLALSYDHRLIDGSTAVRFLVRVKELIEDPEALLLEG